Proteins from a genomic interval of Pseudomonas asplenii:
- a CDS encoding sensor domain-containing phosphodiesterase — MSFRPLTNSPRQSSDGDTVASQQEGHLQSLVTACVGDEETIEQLLDSARHWTHTRAWAVYRAGEQLHRVGQGDPSVQWPSIVANDELDAFCQARRLCRWPTGQGEGVLGWLLAPLEQATQPALAEFARRLGVRVQADTLARAQITQRVLYEIIYLASSTRDRSVFLVGIHRLLAILIDAENFYLALYDPHTGRIDYPYYVDIIDTQALQSENHEYLDPERLSLTSQVLTSGQPLLIDSAGILAAQATGRFHCVGDLPEFWMGAPLKNASDEVFGMLAMQVYDVSRLYSAEDRALFLVVARHVAMALDRMLHRADLEETVMRRTLELSALNDALRQEVLDRERAEHLQSALFQIAELSSRPGDMAELFQSLHGIVGELLFAQNFYIALFDDATREVTFPYYADERETRCPPARRGCRGLTEYVIRQRRPCRVDFAEVDRLTACGEIDPPNAAVRSHSWLGIPLFDGDVVRGVLAVQSYTAQVSYTQRDQELLTFVSRHIDTALSRRSAAEAIHAANLMLEARVQNRTRELDHANAKLQHENSHDALTGLPNRTYLQQRLKLAWAWFGREGGHLAVMFIDLDRFKMVNDSLGHHFGDLLLMQAAQRLRGCLRDSDLLARLGGDEFAVLVPEAPLEAVVEIAEQILVAFDRPFFINGHEVFSSCSIGIVSADSQFHHEPADLLRDADTAMYRVKSGGRDSYAVFNQELRREVSDQVEREGALRNALKRTDELLPYFQPIVSLETGELLALEALVRWHQPGGRVIVPGEFLPDFEGLRLIGRLDLYMLGSVAAILAHPEHAHWPSVHINCSSYSMTRPEFAGDVLALLAQYGVAPSRICLELTEGALVAEPAIARQTMQQLADNGMSVVLDDFGTGFSSLSYVHQYRFSGLKIDKSFILELTSSARSRAIVRAIVRMAQSLDLSVVAEGVEDQETLELLREMGAGQAQGYYFAKPMGLAAVRARVSGRP, encoded by the coding sequence ATGAGTTTTCGTCCATTGACCAACTCCCCCCGGCAATCGAGTGATGGCGACACGGTCGCCAGTCAACAGGAAGGTCACTTGCAAAGCCTCGTCACGGCCTGTGTCGGCGACGAGGAGACCATCGAACAACTGCTGGACTCGGCACGCCACTGGACGCACACCCGCGCCTGGGCGGTTTACCGTGCCGGGGAGCAACTGCATCGGGTCGGGCAGGGTGACCCGAGCGTGCAGTGGCCGTCCATTGTGGCGAATGATGAACTCGATGCCTTTTGCCAGGCCCGACGCCTGTGCCGCTGGCCCACCGGCCAGGGCGAGGGCGTGCTCGGCTGGCTGCTCGCGCCGCTTGAGCAGGCCACACAACCGGCGCTCGCCGAGTTTGCCCGGCGCCTGGGCGTACGGGTTCAGGCCGATACTCTGGCACGGGCGCAGATCACCCAGCGCGTGCTGTATGAAATCATCTACCTGGCCAGCTCGACCCGCGATCGCTCGGTGTTTCTGGTGGGCATTCACCGGCTGCTGGCCATCCTGATCGACGCCGAGAATTTCTACCTGGCGCTGTACGACCCGCACACCGGAAGGATCGACTATCCCTACTACGTCGATATCATCGATACCCAGGCCCTGCAATCAGAGAACCACGAATACCTCGACCCCGAACGCCTTTCTCTGACCAGTCAGGTGCTGACCAGCGGCCAGCCGTTGCTGATCGACTCCGCCGGTATTCTCGCGGCCCAGGCCACAGGGCGCTTCCATTGCGTGGGCGATCTACCCGAGTTCTGGATGGGCGCGCCGCTGAAAAACGCTTCGGACGAAGTGTTCGGCATGCTGGCGATGCAGGTCTACGATGTGTCCCGTCTCTACAGTGCCGAGGACCGTGCGCTGTTCCTGGTGGTGGCTCGTCACGTGGCCATGGCGCTGGATCGGATGCTGCACCGGGCGGACCTGGAAGAGACGGTGATGCGCCGCACCCTGGAGCTTTCCGCGCTCAACGATGCCTTGCGCCAGGAGGTACTGGACCGCGAACGGGCCGAACATCTGCAGAGCGCGCTGTTCCAGATCGCCGAACTGTCGAGCCGGCCCGGCGACATGGCTGAGTTGTTTCAGAGCCTGCACGGTATCGTCGGCGAACTGTTGTTCGCGCAGAACTTCTACATCGCGTTGTTCGACGATGCCACCCGGGAAGTGACCTTTCCCTATTATGCCGACGAGCGCGAGACCCGCTGTCCGCCGGCACGCCGTGGGTGTCGCGGCCTGACCGAGTACGTGATCCGTCAGCGCCGTCCATGCCGGGTCGACTTCGCCGAGGTGGACCGCTTGACGGCCTGCGGTGAGATCGATCCGCCCAATGCAGCCGTCCGCTCCCACTCCTGGCTGGGTATCCCGCTGTTCGATGGCGACGTGGTGCGCGGGGTGCTGGCAGTACAAAGCTATACCGCGCAGGTGAGCTACACCCAGCGCGACCAGGAACTGCTGACCTTCGTCTCGCGACACATCGACACCGCCCTGTCGCGGCGTTCTGCGGCCGAAGCGATCCATGCCGCCAACCTCATGCTCGAGGCCCGGGTACAGAACCGTACTCGCGAACTCGACCACGCCAACGCCAAGCTGCAGCACGAAAACTCCCACGATGCACTGACCGGGCTGCCGAACCGTACTTACCTGCAACAGCGCCTCAAGCTGGCCTGGGCGTGGTTTGGCCGCGAAGGCGGGCACCTGGCGGTGATGTTTATCGATCTCGACCGTTTCAAGATGGTCAACGACAGCCTCGGCCACCACTTTGGTGACCTGCTGTTGATGCAGGCCGCCCAGCGTCTGCGCGGCTGCCTGCGCGACAGTGACCTGCTCGCGCGCCTGGGCGGTGATGAGTTCGCGGTGCTCGTCCCCGAGGCGCCGCTGGAGGCGGTGGTCGAGATCGCCGAACAGATCCTGGTGGCGTTCGACCGGCCGTTTTTCATCAATGGCCATGAAGTCTTCTCGTCCTGCAGCATCGGCATTGTCAGTGCCGACAGCCAGTTCCACCACGAGCCCGCCGACCTGCTGCGCGATGCCGATACGGCGATGTATCGGGTCAAGAGCGGCGGGCGCGACAGCTACGCGGTGTTCAATCAGGAACTGCGCCGCGAGGTCTCGGACCAGGTCGAGCGCGAAGGAGCCTTGCGCAATGCGCTCAAGCGCACTGACGAACTGCTACCGTATTTCCAGCCGATCGTCAGTCTCGAAACCGGTGAGCTGCTGGCTCTGGAAGCGTTGGTCCGCTGGCATCAGCCGGGTGGTCGGGTGATCGTACCGGGCGAATTCCTGCCGGACTTCGAGGGCCTGCGCCTGATCGGCCGACTGGACCTGTACATGCTCGGCAGTGTCGCTGCAATTCTCGCCCACCCCGAGCATGCCCATTGGCCTTCGGTGCACATCAACTGCTCCAGCTACAGCATGACGCGCCCGGAGTTTGCCGGTGATGTGCTGGCACTGTTGGCGCAGTACGGCGTGGCGCCGTCACGGATCTGCCTGGAGTTGACCGAAGGCGCCTTGGTGGCCGAGCCGGCGATTGCCCGGCAGACCATGCAGCAGTTGGCCGATAACGGCATGTCGGTGGTACTCGATGACTTCGGGACCGGCTTTTCCTCGTTGAGCTATGTGCATCAGTACCGTTTCAGTGGGCTGAAGATCGATAAGTCGTTCATTCTCGAACTGACCAGCAGTGCGCGAAGCCGGGCGATTGTGCGGGCCATTGTGCGAATGGCGCAGTCGCTGGATCTGAGTGTGGTGGCGGAAGGGGTCGAGGATCAGGAGACGTTGGAGCTGTTGCGTGAGATGGGGGCGGGGCAGGCGCAGGGCTATTACTTTGCCAAGCCGATGGGATTGGCGGCGGTGAGGGCGCGCGTCTCTGGCAGGCCATGA
- a CDS encoding helix-turn-helix transcriptional regulator → MPPQTPYLDTDFYFDRPASLAQAGVFDTRRTPVVMGSAIGHYRAHTVRESLQYFDCDLQFPEPLSIHKVLPDSLCIVHVLDGEWQHSIDGTLNRYTTGKLHALGLSESMEAQDQLPPDSHARMAGLRIAGGYLRELAEEDESLKSLLGLLEDGVCFTRLSHCPTLSRLLEQLYYSPYQGALKRLHYESLSLALLVELGAHLNDHPATVSTHVRGQRDLAHEARRQLDADLIDPPTTLALAQRLGVGETTLRRAFSQVFGRSILEYVRQQRMELARTLLRQRKWQVSQIAYRLGYANPANFCHAYKAFYGHPPGTE, encoded by the coding sequence ATGCCCCCTCAAACCCCCTATCTGGACACCGACTTCTACTTCGACCGTCCCGCCTCGCTGGCGCAAGCAGGCGTATTCGATACCCGCAGGACACCCGTAGTGATGGGCAGCGCCATCGGCCACTATCGCGCGCATACCGTGCGCGAAAGCCTGCAATATTTCGATTGCGACCTGCAGTTTCCCGAGCCCCTGAGCATCCACAAGGTGCTGCCCGACAGCCTGTGCATCGTGCATGTGCTCGACGGCGAGTGGCAGCACAGCATCGACGGTACGCTCAACCGCTACACCACCGGCAAGTTGCACGCGCTGGGCCTGAGCGAAAGCATGGAGGCGCAGGACCAGTTACCCCCCGACAGCCACGCACGCATGGCCGGGCTGCGCATTGCCGGTGGCTACCTGCGCGAGTTGGCAGAGGAGGACGAGAGCCTGAAATCCCTTCTGGGTCTACTGGAGGACGGTGTGTGCTTTACCCGGCTGTCGCACTGCCCGACGCTGAGCCGCCTGCTCGAACAACTCTATTACTCGCCCTACCAGGGTGCACTGAAACGCTTGCACTACGAGAGCCTGAGCCTGGCGCTGCTGGTCGAGCTGGGCGCTCACCTCAATGACCATCCTGCGACCGTCAGCACACACGTACGCGGGCAACGCGACCTGGCTCATGAAGCACGACGCCAGCTCGACGCCGACCTGATCGATCCGCCCACCACGTTGGCCCTGGCCCAGCGCCTGGGCGTGGGCGAGACCACCTTGCGGCGGGCCTTTAGCCAGGTGTTCGGTCGCTCAATACTGGAATACGTACGCCAGCAGCGCATGGAGTTGGCGCGCACCCTGCTCAGGCAGCGCAAGTGGCAGGTCTCGCAGATCGCCTACCGCCTGGGCTACGCCAATCCCGCCAACTTCTGCCATGCCTACAAAGCCTTCTATGGGCACCCGCCCGGTACCGAGTAG
- a CDS encoding DUF1176 domain-containing protein — translation MARPLVALLIAVTSCTAYAEEQVPLYREIKDWVIACDNTRSCTAIGAVPMRDDTGARLTFSLRITREAGPEGALRVGAFSYNAVAGKPLLDGKALRTSMAASARKDGDVPEVLNATGDQAKALIAELRNGNELILLTKDGQSFASLAGMSGALLLMDSVQGRVGTVTALVRQGSASASDVPPAPAAPTLPEWRAPVALDKAQAQHIRDAAMAATRASWQQDQLDDTPAEGEAFALNDRQALVIIKTDCGAYNCSYRLYETPIAHPEQAHPVRIDAVPQMPDMLPNGSIQFDPVSGELSSHELAMSMGGCGTSLHWRYDGSAFRLTHAAQMTVCMGLSEADWPVLWRSQASPSIR, via the coding sequence ATGGCCCGCCCTCTCGTCGCCCTGCTCATCGCCGTTACCAGTTGCACTGCCTACGCAGAAGAACAGGTACCGCTTTACCGGGAGATCAAGGATTGGGTGATCGCCTGCGATAACACGCGTTCGTGCACAGCCATCGGTGCAGTCCCCATGCGAGACGATACTGGCGCCAGGCTCACTTTCAGCCTGCGGATCACCCGCGAAGCAGGGCCTGAAGGCGCATTGCGGGTCGGGGCGTTCAGCTATAACGCCGTTGCTGGCAAGCCCCTGCTCGACGGCAAGGCGCTGCGCACGTCCATGGCCGCCAGCGCGCGGAAAGACGGTGATGTCCCCGAGGTCCTGAATGCGACAGGCGATCAGGCCAAAGCGCTGATCGCAGAGTTGCGTAATGGCAACGAGTTGATCCTTCTCACCAAGGATGGCCAGTCCTTCGCATCCCTGGCCGGCATGAGCGGGGCACTGTTGCTGATGGACTCGGTGCAGGGCCGTGTGGGCACCGTCACGGCCCTGGTGCGCCAGGGGTCGGCCAGCGCCAGCGATGTGCCACCCGCCCCGGCAGCCCCGACCCTGCCCGAGTGGCGCGCCCCGGTGGCGCTGGACAAGGCTCAGGCCCAGCACATACGGGACGCAGCCATGGCGGCCACGCGCGCGTCATGGCAACAGGACCAGCTCGACGACACACCGGCCGAAGGCGAAGCCTTTGCCTTGAATGATCGCCAAGCACTTGTGATCATCAAGACCGATTGCGGGGCGTACAACTGTTCATACCGCCTGTATGAAACGCCCATCGCCCATCCCGAACAAGCCCACCCGGTCAGGATCGACGCAGTGCCGCAGATGCCGGACATGTTGCCCAACGGCAGCATCCAGTTCGATCCGGTCAGCGGGGAGCTCAGCAGTCATGAACTGGCAATGAGCATGGGAGGATGCGGTACGTCCCTGCACTGGCGCTACGACGGCAGCGCTTTCAGGCTGACCCATGCCGCGCAAATGACCGTCTGCATGGGGCTGAGCGAAGCCGACTGGCCCGTGCTGTGGCGAAGCCAAGCGAGCCCTTCCATCCGTTGA
- a CDS encoding DHCW motif cupin fold protein, with the protein MELTAIPFGTTDWSKIEATVHPGETGTAYWRTCQFGTIRVRQVEYSPGYLADHWCRKGHILLCLEGQLETELEDGREFTLTAGMSYQVADNAEAHRSSTSTGATLFIVD; encoded by the coding sequence ATGGAGCTGACAGCTATCCCTTTTGGAACGACCGACTGGTCGAAGATCGAAGCGACCGTGCACCCGGGAGAAACCGGTACGGCCTACTGGCGCACCTGCCAGTTCGGGACGATACGGGTGCGACAGGTCGAATACAGTCCGGGCTACCTTGCCGATCATTGGTGTCGCAAGGGACACATTTTGCTCTGCCTGGAAGGCCAACTGGAGACCGAGTTGGAAGATGGCCGTGAATTCACCCTGACAGCGGGCATGAGCTACCAGGTAGCTGACAACGCAGAAGCGCACCGATCATCAACCAGCACCGGCGCCACACTCTTTATTGTGGATTGA
- a CDS encoding DUF6882 domain-containing protein, protein MSEHTFERLLETAMAALMSKQEELQRLYTLGDMERWWLDQESATLKFFDAHDRLAVEAQILNIGSFSPKHSSWKWAWSNPTVPQALREQALPLKELQAITGYELFGNDEAVALEDESMAWELTAIAVQHLGALGCYRAPSPPDGPTVFLAITSLRHASH, encoded by the coding sequence GTGTCGGAACACACATTTGAAAGACTGCTGGAAACGGCCATGGCGGCGTTGATGAGCAAGCAGGAGGAACTCCAGCGGCTCTACACACTGGGTGACATGGAACGTTGGTGGCTCGACCAGGAAAGCGCCACCCTGAAGTTCTTCGATGCGCACGACAGGTTGGCCGTCGAGGCGCAGATACTCAACATTGGATCTTTCTCACCCAAACACTCAAGTTGGAAGTGGGCCTGGAGCAATCCCACGGTGCCACAAGCACTTCGCGAACAAGCCCTCCCCTTGAAGGAACTGCAGGCGATTACGGGCTACGAGCTATTTGGCAATGACGAGGCAGTGGCCCTCGAAGATGAGTCCATGGCCTGGGAACTGACGGCTATCGCCGTTCAGCATCTGGGTGCGCTGGGCTGCTACCGAGCACCGTCACCACCCGACGGGCCGACAGTCTTTCTGGCCATCACCAGCCTGAGGCATGCCAGTCACTGA
- a CDS encoding DUF1176 domain-containing protein encodes MAHPLVALLLAVTSCAAYAEEQVPLYREIKDWVIACDNIRSCTAIGAVPMRDDNGGRLTFSLRIIREAGPAGALRVGVFSYNPITGKPLLDGKPLRTSLAAGELKDGDVPEVLSAAGDQAKALIAELRNGHELTLPTRNGQSFASLAGMSGALLLMDLVQGRVGTVTALVRQGAASAVMPAPHRPTLPPWYPPVALDPAQARHIRDVVMAATHTSWQQNKLDDTPAEGEAFALSDRQALVVIKTDCAAYNCSYHLYETPIAHPEQARPARIDAVPRMPDMLPNGSIQFDPANGELSSHELAMSMGGCGTSLHWQYDGSAFRLTRAAQMTLCVGLNEAYWPVLWRSPALPAAVGPARVE; translated from the coding sequence ATGGCCCACCCTCTCGTCGCCCTGCTCCTAGCCGTCACCAGTTGCGCTGCCTATGCGGAAGAACAGGTACCGCTCTACCGGGAGATCAAGGACTGGGTGATCGCGTGCGATAACATTCGCTCGTGCACCGCCATCGGCGCAGTCCCCATGCGCGACGATAATGGCGGCCGGCTCACCTTCAGCCTGCGTATCATCCGCGAAGCGGGACCGGCAGGCGCGTTGCGGGTCGGGGTCTTCAGCTATAACCCCATTACGGGCAAGCCACTGCTCGACGGCAAGCCGCTGCGAACTTCCCTGGCAGCTGGCGAGCTGAAAGACGGGGATGTACCCGAGGTCCTGAGTGCGGCAGGCGATCAGGCCAAAGCGCTGATCGCAGAGTTGCGTAATGGTCACGAACTGACCCTTCCCACCCGGAATGGCCAGTCGTTCGCATCCCTGGCCGGCATGAGCGGGGCGCTGCTGCTGATGGACTTGGTACAGGGCCGGGTCGGCACCGTCACAGCGCTGGTACGCCAGGGGGCGGCCAGCGCTGTAATGCCCGCCCCACACCGCCCAACCCTGCCCCCGTGGTACCCTCCAGTGGCGCTGGACCCGGCTCAGGCCCGACACATACGGGATGTGGTCATGGCGGCCACACACACTTCATGGCAGCAGAATAAACTCGACGACACCCCCGCCGAAGGCGAAGCCTTTGCCTTGAGTGATCGCCAAGCGCTGGTGGTTATCAAGACCGATTGCGCCGCATACAACTGTTCATACCACCTGTACGAAACACCCATCGCCCATCCCGAACAAGCCCGCCCTGCCAGGATCGACGCAGTGCCCCGGATGCCGGACATGCTGCCCAACGGCAGCATCCAGTTCGATCCGGCCAACGGGGAACTCAGCAGTCATGAACTGGCAATGAGCATGGGAGGATGCGGTACGTCCCTGCACTGGCAATATGACGGCAGCGCTTTCAGGCTGACCCGAGCCGCGCAAATGACCCTTTGCGTAGGGCTGAACGAGGCCTACTGGCCCGTGCTGTGGCGGAGCCCGGCACTTCCCGCCGCCGTTGGGCCTGCGCGCGTTGAATGA
- a CDS encoding methyl-accepting chemotaxis protein — translation MNILTPAINLANRLRFRTKFGLLAIIILIPLTLLGTRVINQINDSLDVIRSEQIGQRYLIEVTPVLRLSMLQRALTHRLLSGDQTAVAEVQANQIKLEDAFAKLETTDRQFNSLLETGDRVQRLHSSAQRLIERAKSAANQGTMFDDWNDQLTETLNFIYFVSATSGMVLDEDYASLFMIDQSTLRLPRQINIVGQLRGMAGGLRDGQTLSAGTRGAIKATLKNEMLTRNELLQSLALLRRKEPALTDQIQTPITSALAGLDSFRNGLEGLLASTSETIGGVQNLPAQGNAVVADLYKAQDALQQALQTTLEQRVQDKVSERTVILSTSMLLGLLLVYAFSGIYSAMRKAIHEVLAVTQRIAQGDLTARVQVQGKDEMADVSNGLNHMVQAFSASLAQVERSSQSVSEAATRMSLSIERAKHAMNAQQGETEQVATAINEMTTSVADVAQNTEGAAHAAEHASRASNLGLAKMQETRETIEALAGEVELSAQRVSALALHSEQIGGVIAVIGNIAGQTNLLALNAAIEAARAGEQGRGFAVVADEVRSLASRTQTSTEEIRTIIQELQQATSVAVEQMTAGQLRAQACIESADQASSSLDTINAGVEQIVGMNTQIASAAVQQHAVSEDINRNVTEIRNGSVQLMQGIDDNAMTAKELSLLAGDLRTMVSRFRL, via the coding sequence ATGAATATTCTGACCCCTGCCATTAACCTGGCCAATCGCTTGCGCTTCCGCACCAAGTTCGGACTGCTGGCGATCATCATCCTGATCCCGCTGACCCTGCTGGGCACACGCGTTATCAATCAGATCAACGACAGCCTCGACGTCATCCGCTCGGAACAGATCGGCCAACGCTACCTGATAGAAGTCACGCCGGTGCTGCGCTTATCCATGTTGCAACGCGCGCTCACCCACCGATTGCTCAGCGGTGATCAAACGGCCGTAGCCGAGGTACAGGCAAACCAGATAAAACTGGAAGACGCCTTTGCAAAACTCGAAACCACCGACCGGCAATTCAACAGCCTGCTGGAAACCGGCGACCGTGTACAACGCCTGCATAGCAGCGCCCAGCGCTTGATCGAACGAGCGAAATCCGCAGCCAACCAAGGCACGATGTTCGATGACTGGAACGACCAGCTCACCGAAACCTTGAACTTCATCTACTTCGTGTCCGCCACCTCGGGGATGGTGCTGGACGAGGACTACGCCTCGCTGTTCATGATCGACCAGAGCACCTTGCGACTGCCCCGCCAGATCAACATCGTCGGCCAGTTGCGGGGCATGGCCGGCGGTCTGCGTGACGGGCAAACGTTAAGCGCGGGCACACGTGGTGCGATCAAGGCCACGCTCAAAAATGAAATGCTGACCCGCAACGAGCTGCTGCAAAGCCTCGCGCTGCTGCGCCGCAAAGAGCCGGCCCTGACCGACCAGATTCAAACGCCGATTACCAGCGCCTTGGCGGGCCTGGACAGTTTCCGCAATGGACTTGAGGGCCTGCTCGCCTCAACCAGCGAAACCATCGGCGGGGTGCAGAATCTGCCTGCCCAAGGCAACGCCGTGGTCGCCGACTTGTACAAGGCACAAGACGCCCTGCAGCAAGCGCTGCAAACCACGCTGGAACAGCGGGTGCAGGACAAAGTCTCGGAACGCACGGTTATTCTTAGCACATCCATGCTGCTGGGATTGCTGCTGGTGTACGCGTTCAGCGGTATCTACAGCGCCATGCGCAAAGCCATTCACGAAGTACTGGCCGTCACACAGCGTATTGCCCAGGGCGACCTGACCGCCCGGGTACAGGTGCAAGGCAAGGATGAAATGGCCGACGTCAGCAACGGTCTCAACCACATGGTGCAGGCCTTCAGCGCATCGCTTGCGCAGGTTGAGCGCAGCTCGCAGTCCGTGTCCGAAGCGGCCACCCGTATGAGCCTGTCCATCGAACGCGCCAAACACGCAATGAATGCCCAACAAGGCGAAACCGAACAGGTTGCCACCGCCATCAACGAAATGACCACCAGCGTCGCCGATGTGGCGCAGAACACCGAGGGTGCAGCGCATGCGGCCGAACACGCCAGCCGGGCGTCCAACCTAGGCCTGGCGAAGATGCAGGAAACCCGCGAGACCATCGAAGCCTTGGCCGGTGAAGTGGAACTCAGTGCGCAGAGGGTTTCGGCACTGGCCCTGCACAGTGAACAGATTGGCGGCGTCATCGCGGTGATCGGCAATATCGCCGGTCAAACCAACCTGCTGGCCTTGAACGCCGCCATCGAAGCCGCCCGTGCCGGCGAACAGGGCCGTGGCTTTGCCGTGGTAGCGGACGAGGTGCGGAGCCTGGCTTCGCGCACGCAGACATCCACGGAAGAAATCCGCACCATCATCCAGGAGTTGCAACAAGCCACATCGGTGGCCGTCGAGCAGATGACCGCCGGCCAACTGCGCGCCCAGGCCTGTATCGAGTCGGCCGATCAGGCTTCGAGCAGCCTGGATACGATCAATGCCGGGGTGGAACAGATCGTTGGCATGAACACCCAGATCGCCAGTGCGGCGGTTCAACAACACGCCGTGTCGGAAGACATCAATCGCAACGTGACCGAGATTCGCAACGGCAGTGTGCAACTGATGCAGGGCATCGACGACAACGCGATGACGGCCAAGGAACTGTCACTGCTGGCAGGCGATCTGCGCACGATGGTTTCGCGGTTCAGGTTGTAG
- a CDS encoding amidase: protein MIEVTEVSIAQLRAALESGQTTAVELVQAYLARIDAYDGANTPTALNAVVVRNPEALNEARASDARRARGETLGPLDGIPYTAKDSYLVKGLTAASGSPAFAKLVAYRDAFTIERLRAAGAICLGKTNMPPMANGGMQRGVYGRAESPYNADYLTAPFASGSSNGAGTATAASFCAFGLAEETWSSGRGPASNNGLCAYTPSRGVISVRGNWPLTPTMDVVVPYARTMADLLEVLDVVVAEDPDTRGDLWRLQPWVPIPSVMSVRPESYAALAVGAEALAGKRLGVPRMFINADPEAGTSEAPGIGGPTGQRINTRASVIELWQQARQALEAAGAEVIEVDFPLVSNCEGDRPGAPTVFNRGLVSKEFLHHELWDLSAWAFDDFLRANGDPHLNRLVDVDGPLIFPHDPGTLPNREGDLAAGMDEYVRMAERGITPWNEISTLPNGLRGLEQTRRIDLEDWMQDRRLDAVLFPTVADVGPANADVDPASADIAWSNGVWVANGNLAIRHLGVPTVTVPMGVMADIGMPVGLTFAGRAYDDSTLLSLAAAFESTGSKRLIPPRTPALVAGKP from the coding sequence ATGATCGAAGTAACCGAGGTTTCCATCGCGCAATTGCGCGCCGCGCTCGAATCCGGCCAGACCACGGCGGTAGAGCTGGTCCAGGCCTATCTCGCGCGGATTGATGCCTACGATGGCGCCAACACACCCACCGCCCTCAACGCCGTGGTGGTGCGTAACCCCGAAGCACTCAACGAAGCGCGGGCCTCCGATGCCCGCCGAGCCCGAGGCGAAACGCTGGGCCCGCTGGATGGCATTCCTTATACGGCCAAGGACAGCTACCTGGTCAAGGGCCTGACCGCCGCTTCCGGCAGCCCGGCGTTTGCCAAGCTGGTTGCCTATCGCGACGCCTTCACCATCGAGCGCCTGCGTGCCGCCGGGGCGATCTGCCTGGGCAAGACCAACATGCCGCCGATGGCGAACGGTGGTATGCAGCGTGGCGTCTACGGTCGGGCCGAAAGCCCGTACAACGCCGACTACCTGACCGCACCCTTTGCCTCGGGCTCTTCGAACGGTGCGGGTACGGCGACAGCCGCGAGCTTTTGCGCCTTCGGCCTGGCCGAAGAAACCTGGTCGAGCGGTCGTGGCCCGGCGTCGAACAACGGCCTGTGCGCCTACACCCCATCGCGCGGGGTGATTTCGGTACGCGGTAACTGGCCGTTGACGCCGACCATGGACGTGGTGGTGCCTTACGCCCGGACCATGGCCGACCTGCTGGAAGTGCTCGATGTGGTGGTCGCCGAAGACCCCGACACGCGCGGCGACCTGTGGCGTCTGCAGCCCTGGGTGCCGATTCCGAGCGTGATGTCGGTGCGGCCCGAATCCTATGCGGCCCTGGCGGTCGGCGCCGAGGCGCTGGCTGGCAAGCGCCTGGGGGTGCCGCGCATGTTCATCAATGCCGACCCCGAGGCCGGTACCAGCGAAGCGCCGGGTATTGGCGGCCCGACCGGGCAGCGCATCAACACCCGTGCTTCGGTGATCGAACTGTGGCAACAGGCCCGCCAGGCCCTGGAAGCCGCCGGTGCCGAAGTGATCGAGGTGGATTTCCCGCTGGTGTCCAACTGCGAGGGCGACCGCCCCGGCGCGCCGACGGTGTTCAACCGTGGGCTGGTGTCCAAGGAGTTCCTGCACCATGAGTTGTGGGACCTGAGCGCCTGGGCCTTCGACGATTTCCTGCGGGCCAACGGCGATCCTCACCTGAACCGCCTGGTGGATGTCGACGGTCCGCTGATTTTCCCCCACGACCCGGGCACGCTGCCAAACCGCGAGGGCGACCTGGCGGCGGGTATGGATGAGTACGTGCGCATGGCCGAGCGCGGCATCACCCCGTGGAACGAGATCAGTACGTTGCCTAACGGGTTGCGTGGGCTGGAACAGACCCGGCGCATCGACCTCGAAGACTGGATGCAGGATCGGCGGCTGGATGCGGTGCTGTTCCCGACCGTGGCCGACGTCGGCCCTGCCAATGCCGATGTCGACCCGGCGTCGGCGGACATTGCCTGGAGTAATGGAGTCTGGGTGGCCAATGGCAACCTGGCGATCCGTCACCTGGGCGTGCCGACAGTCACCGTACCGATGGGAGTGATGGCCGATATCGGCATGCCGGTGGGGCTGACTTTCGCCGGTCGTGCCTACGACGATTCGACGCTGTTGAGTCTGGCGGCGGCTTTCGAGTCGACCGGCAGCAAGCGCCTGATCCCGCCGCGCACACCGGCCCTGGTCGCCGGCAAGCCGTAA